One window from the genome of Musa acuminata AAA Group cultivar baxijiao chromosome BXJ1-4, Cavendish_Baxijiao_AAA, whole genome shotgun sequence encodes:
- the LOC103981451 gene encoding probable vacuolar amino acid transporter YPQ1 isoform X2, protein MEKSLAWASCGEEEKACVGWIKRYFNDCVCSPSGVLSFGLGMISLLCWGIAEIPQIITNFHSKSGHGVSFAFLLTWVIGDIFNLVGCLLEPVTLPTQLYTALLYTATTVVLVLQTLYYDYWVRWWKKRGLEAPLEVEEGSCKRLNPKNEDLSRPLPTLTASRRTSSRVDVYYTSARSLASSGTPPCRSSYLGVVPARSGPSASGYMESSGSDEEGSPRHQSRSSGVSNPKKVVSRSVSYGTFAAGAASLPFQTKALMEVQTGLAVGRTVQEGGIRSLEGNTYGLLLGWIMAAIYTGGRLPQIYLNGLNPLMFLFALIANATYVGSILSRSVEWERIKANAPWLLDAIVCVLLDLFIIIQFVYYKLVHKRMANNEDDYEGFTETKKNLF, encoded by the exons atGGAGAAGTCTCTTGCATGGGCTTCCTGCGGCGAGGAGGAGAAGGCCTGTGTGGGTTGGATCAAGAGGTACTTCAACGACTGTGTGTGCAGTCCAAGTGGTGTGCTATCTTTCGGCCTCGGCATGATCAGCCTCTTGTGCTGGGGGATAGCAGAGATCCCACAGATCATCACCAACTTTCACAGCAAGTCTGGCCATGGCGTCTCCTTTGCTTTCCTCCTCACCTGGGTCATCGG TGACATCTTCAACCTGGTGGGTTGCCTTCTCGAACCAGTAACG TTGCCTACCCAGCTCTATACAGCGCTG TTATACACGGCCACCACAGTTGTTTTAGTGCTGCAGACTCTGTACTATGATTACTGGGTAAGATGGTGGAAGAagagaggtttagaggctccactaGAG GTTGAGGAAGGCAGCTGCAAACGTTTGAATCCAAAGAATGAGGATCTCAGCCGACCCTTACCGACTCTCACTGCCTCGCGGAGAACATCGTCTCGTGTAGATGTATACTATAC GTCAGCAAGGTCTTTGGCGAGCAGTGGGACTCCACCGTGTCGGTCGTCCTACCTTGGAGTTGTGCCAGCTCGCAGTGGCCCGTCGGCCTCCGGGTACATGGAGTCGTCGGGTTCTGATGAGGAGGGCTCGCCGAGGCACCAATCACGGAGCAGCGGCGTGAGCAATCCCAAGAAAGTTGTCTCTCGCTCG GTTAGCTATGGAACTTTTGCAGCTGGCGCAGCCAGTCTACCATTTCAAACCAAAGCTTTAATGGAAGTACAGACAGGATTAGCAGTAGGAAGAACCGTGCAG GAAGGAGGCATAAGATCATTGGAAGGGAACACTTATGGGCTGCTGTTAGGATGGATTATGGCGGCCATTTACACGGGAGGCCGCCTGCCCCAAATATATTTGAAT GGATTAAATCCTCTGATGTTCTTGTTTGCACTCATTGCCAATGCTACTTATGTCGGAAG CATACTCTCGAGGAGTGTCGAGTGGGAAAGAATCAAGGCTAATGCACCTTGGTTGCTGGATGCAATCGTTTGTGTGCTCCTTGATCTCTTT ATCATCATACAGTTTGTCTACTACAAGCTCGTGCACAAAAGGATGGCAAACAATGAAGATGACTACGAAGGCTTTACAGAAACCAAAAAGAACCTTTTCTGA
- the LOC103981451 gene encoding uncharacterized protein LOC103981451 isoform X1, with protein MEKSLAWASCGEEEKACVGWIKRYFNDCVCSPSGVLSFGLGMISLLCWGIAEIPQIITNFHSKSGHGVSFAFLLTWVIGDIFNLVGCLLEPVTLPTQLYTALLYTATTVVLVLQTLYYDYWVRWWKKRGLEAPLEVEEGSCKRLNPKNEDLSRPLPTLTASRRTSSRVDVYYTSARSLASSGTPPCRSSYLGVVPARSGPSASGYMESSGSDEEGSPRHQSRSSGVSNPKKVVSRSVSYGTFAAGAASLPFQTKALMEVQTGLAVGRTVQEGGIRSLEGNTYGLLLGWIMAAIYTGGRLPQIYLNIKRGSVEGLNPLMFLFALIANATYVGSILSRSVEWERIKANAPWLLDAIVCVLLDLFIIIQFVYYKLVHKRMANNEDDYEGFTETKKNLF; from the exons atGGAGAAGTCTCTTGCATGGGCTTCCTGCGGCGAGGAGGAGAAGGCCTGTGTGGGTTGGATCAAGAGGTACTTCAACGACTGTGTGTGCAGTCCAAGTGGTGTGCTATCTTTCGGCCTCGGCATGATCAGCCTCTTGTGCTGGGGGATAGCAGAGATCCCACAGATCATCACCAACTTTCACAGCAAGTCTGGCCATGGCGTCTCCTTTGCTTTCCTCCTCACCTGGGTCATCGG TGACATCTTCAACCTGGTGGGTTGCCTTCTCGAACCAGTAACG TTGCCTACCCAGCTCTATACAGCGCTG TTATACACGGCCACCACAGTTGTTTTAGTGCTGCAGACTCTGTACTATGATTACTGGGTAAGATGGTGGAAGAagagaggtttagaggctccactaGAG GTTGAGGAAGGCAGCTGCAAACGTTTGAATCCAAAGAATGAGGATCTCAGCCGACCCTTACCGACTCTCACTGCCTCGCGGAGAACATCGTCTCGTGTAGATGTATACTATAC GTCAGCAAGGTCTTTGGCGAGCAGTGGGACTCCACCGTGTCGGTCGTCCTACCTTGGAGTTGTGCCAGCTCGCAGTGGCCCGTCGGCCTCCGGGTACATGGAGTCGTCGGGTTCTGATGAGGAGGGCTCGCCGAGGCACCAATCACGGAGCAGCGGCGTGAGCAATCCCAAGAAAGTTGTCTCTCGCTCG GTTAGCTATGGAACTTTTGCAGCTGGCGCAGCCAGTCTACCATTTCAAACCAAAGCTTTAATGGAAGTACAGACAGGATTAGCAGTAGGAAGAACCGTGCAG GAAGGAGGCATAAGATCATTGGAAGGGAACACTTATGGGCTGCTGTTAGGATGGATTATGGCGGCCATTTACACGGGAGGCCGCCTGCCCCAAATATATTTGAAT ATTAAGCGTGGGAGTGTGGAG GGATTAAATCCTCTGATGTTCTTGTTTGCACTCATTGCCAATGCTACTTATGTCGGAAG CATACTCTCGAGGAGTGTCGAGTGGGAAAGAATCAAGGCTAATGCACCTTGGTTGCTGGATGCAATCGTTTGTGTGCTCCTTGATCTCTTT ATCATCATACAGTTTGTCTACTACAAGCTCGTGCACAAAAGGATGGCAAACAATGAAGATGACTACGAAGGCTTTACAGAAACCAAAAAGAACCTTTTCTGA
- the LOC135649009 gene encoding BEL1-like homeodomain protein 4 — protein sequence MGIATQPSQLPFSYLSPPRVLTKPLAGPTSPTSMSQGFHQGIFSFSEGFDRSASQEQQQHRHHHIPQHSRRDKLRVQDLDVAGHPLVPIGDQGDETNIYESAAVGAGNMLSDMFDFPATGPTAIDLHANQISGGYHLPPRPAAMPGFSGDWYGLNRQESQQQQQQHPVTGLSTDSAAAMQLFLTNPPLQPPPHQRNPRSSSPSLPAPPPTFHQQHQGFRAVEESPFGGRAVEGQGLSLSLSSSLQQLEMAKADDLRVRQAALYLNNQQQNQQQPTLHFQGHIPGAQVHGHGQQLHMGYSSMGVVNVPRNSRYTKAAQELLEEFCSVGRGQLKGSRVGRHRGSTSNTNRNPSGGGGGGAGGGGASTTSSKDVPPLSPADRFEHQRKKTKLISMLDEVDRRYNHYCDQMQIVVNSFDSVMGFGSATPYTALAQKAMSRHFRCLKDAIAAQLKQTCELLGDKEGASSSGVTKGETPRLRLLDQSLRQQRAFNQMGVIEQEAWRPQRGLPERSVNILRGWLFEHFLHPYPSDADKHLLARQTGLSRNQVSNWFINARVRLWKPMVEEMYTQESEDKEERESETSQQRTQSPMQQQQGLRPETNAASESEASPSTSSITQRNHRLVSSDDNPPPGLSATHQSTGAVDDSVLIGDMYHHYGVAATSALGPAAGMRFGAAGDVSLTLGLRHAGGSTSEKSRFSARDFGGC from the exons ATGGGCATAGCGACACAGCCATCCCAGCTTCCTTTCTCCTACCTCAGCCCACCCAGGGTCCTCACGAAGCCGCTGGCCGGGCCTACTTCTCCGACGTCTATGTCCCAAGGCTTCCACCAAGGCATCTTCAGCTTCTCCGAGGGCTTCGACCGCTCTGCAAGCcaagagcagcagcagcaccgcCACCACCACATCCCGCAGCATAGCAGGAGGGACAAGCTAAGGGTGCAAGACCTGGATGTCGCCGGTCACCCGCTGGTCCCGATCGGTGATCAAGGAGATGAGACAAACATCTACGAATCCGCTGCTGTCGGTGCCGGCAACATGTTGTCGGACATGTTCGATTTCCCGGCAACGGGACCGACGGCGATCGACCTGCACGCTAACCAGATCTCTGGAGGCTATCATTTGCCGCCGAGGCCAGCGGCCATGCCCGGCTTCTCTGGGGACTGGTACGGCCTGAACCGACAGGAaagccagcagcagcagcaacagcatccGGTGACAGGTCTGAGCACAGATTCGGCAGCTGCGATGCAACTATTTCTCACGAATCCTCCACTGCAGCCGCCGCCACACCAGCGGAACCCAAGGTCTTCATCTCCGTCTCTGCCGGCTCCTCCTCCAACTTTCCACCAGCAACATCAAGGCTTCCGAGCAGTCGAAGAGTCTCCCTTTGGTGGAAGAGCGGTAGAAGGCCAAGGTCTGTCGTTATCTCTTTCTTCATCTCTGCAGCAGCTGGAAATGGCCAAAGCCGATGATCTAAGAGTTAGGCAAGCAGCGCTATACCTCAATAACCAACAGCAAAACCAGCAGCAACCGACGTTGCATTTTCAAGGTCATATCCCAGGAGCTCAAGTTCATGGCCACGGTCAGCAGCTACACATGGGCTATAGCAGCATGGGCGTGGTGAATGTGCCGAGGAACTCCAGGTACACAAAGGCGGCGCAGGAGCTACTGGAGGAGTTCTGCAGCGTGGGGAGAGGACAACTGAAAGGGAGTAGGGTAGGGAGACACCGTGGCAGCACATCGAACACTAACCGTAACCCtagtggcggcggcggtggtggtgctGGAGGTGGAGGTGCTTCCACCACCTCTTCCAAAGACGTTCCTCCCTTGTCTCCTGCCGACAGATTCGAGCACCAGAGAAAGAAGACCAAGCTCATCTCCATGCTTGACGAG GTGGACAGAAGATACAACCACTACTGTGATCAAATGCAGATTGTGGTGAATTCCTTCGACTCGGTGATGGGGTTCGGATCTGCAACCCCGTACACGGCTCTGGCTCAGAAGGCTATGTCGCGGCACTTCCGGTGCCTCAAGGATGCCATTGCGGCACAATTGAAGCAAACATGCGAGCTCCTTGGGGATAAAGAAGGCGCGAGTAGCTCCGGCGTCACCAAGGGAGAAACCCCGAGGCTTCGGTTGCTGGATCAGAGTTTGCGGCAGCAACGGGCATTCAATCAGATGGGCGTGATTGAGCAAGAAGCCTGGAGGCCTCAACGAGGATTGCCGGAGCGTTCGGTCAATATCTTGAGGGGTTGGCTGTTCGAGCACTTCCTTCACCC GTATCCCAGTGATGCAGATAAGCATTTGTTGGCGAGGCAGACAGGGCTATCCAGAAATCAG GTCTCCAACTGGTTCATTAATGCAAGGGTGAGGCTATGGAAACCAATGGTGGAGGAGATGTACACGCAGGAGTCCGAGGACAAGGAGGAAAGAGAGAGTGAAACAAGCCAACAAAGAACACAATCACCAATGCAACAGCAGCAAGGACTCAGACCGGAAACCAATGCCGCATCCGAAAGTGAAGCCTCTCCCAGCACGTCTTCCATCACCCAGCGCAATCATCGGTTGGTGTCCTCCGACGACAACCCACCGCCGGGTCTGTCTGCGACTCACCAATCAACAGGCGCAGTAGACGACAGCGTCCTCATCGGCGATATGTACCACCACTACGGGGTTGCCGCCACCTCTGCTTTGGGCCCGGCTGCAGGAATGAGGTTCGGAGCCGCCGGAGATGTGTCGCTCACGCTCGGGCTACGGCATGCCGGCGGCAGTACATCCGAGAAGAGCCGGTTCTCAGCTAGGGACTTTGGCGGCTGCTAA
- the LOC135649022 gene encoding uncharacterized protein LOC135649022 translates to MEEEVGEKSPRKNQEDKPEGGGGGGWGGWGISSFSMFSDLHKAAEEISKNAVEVVKNAAKGITELEIADSDSESADEVAKKGPEGGEVEEKEEEESEEDRLRKSALDKLEKASEDSLFGQGLKVLDSSVETFASGAWSALGGAWKGGSTLVSRLEHSAVSLADAIQHGNLPGQTPSIIETGRTFTTKGMEVLERVGKEAIELLIAETGLEVEKDPGEVDPQDDEEQFEEVTFDRCFYIYGGPDLLEELEALSSHHALLFNRKKAKLLAEQKSLYDAKLQQIQQIFSLGTDVEENEVDSDKGKNIESLGGDNDVEMIRLRDSSVRRAAEIASGFTSALGGLSANDTIQRATDRLETIHSECIHRLSELCCSAVSQLLFLGKSVISSANKGRSEEIDGDIPKIDWPEDPLSKAKIIRYKAKSMSADMETISKSFITGTSDIVEAFLATIQSVSSDKQDGVPRAVVQEKANAITDHLRADGTSAVEKIQDAVQFLAYVLLSTSMPTV, encoded by the exons ATGGAGGAGGAGGTGGGTGAGAAGAGTCCTCGCAAGAATCAGGAAGACAAGCCGGAagggggcggcggcggaggatggGGCGGCTGGGGCATCTCTTCTTTCTCCATGTTCTCGGATCTACATAAGGCCGCGGAAGAGATCTCCAAAAAT GCAGTTGAAGTGGTCAAGAATGCGGCCAAAGGCATCACTGAACTGGAGATTGCGGATTCTGATTCTGAATCGGCTGATGAGGTTGCGAAGAAGGGACCCGAAGGGGGAGAAGtagaagaaaaggaggaggaggagagtgagGAGGATAGGCTTCGCAAGTCCGCGCTTGATAAACTGGAGAAAGCCAGTGAGGATTCTCTGTTCGGTCAG GGTCTCAAGGTGCTCGATAGTTCAGTGGAAACTTTTGCTTCGGGAGCTTGGAGTGCATTGGGTGGTGCTTGGAAAGGGGGTTCAACTCTGGTCAGCAG GTTGGAACATTCTGCGGTGAGTCTAGCTGATGCCATTCAGCATGGAAACCTTCCTGGCCAAACCCCATCAATTATAGAG ACCGGGAGGACTTTTACAACTAAGGGCATGGAAGTGCTTGAGCGGGTTGGAAAAGAAGCCATAGAGTTGCTCATTGCAGAGACTGGTCTTGAAGTTGAGAAAGATCCTGGTGAGGTCGACCCTCAAGATGATGAGGAGCAGTTTGAGGAAGTTACATTTGACAGGTGCTTTTACATTTATGGAGGTCCTGATCTGCTCGAG GAATTGGAAGCATTGTCAAGCCATCATGCGTTGTTATTTAACAGGAAAAAGGCAAAACTTTTGGCAGAACAGAAATCTCTCTATGACGCTAAACTGCAACAGATCCAGCAAATCTTCAGTCTGGGCACTGATGTTGAAGAAAATGAAGTAGATTCAGATAAAGGAAAGAATATCGAGTCATTAGGTGGTGACAATGATGTTGAAATGATAAGGTTGCGTGACTCAAGTGTCAGGAGGGCTGCTGAAATTGCTTCAGG GTTCACATCCGCTCTCGGGGGACTCTCTGCAAATGATACAATTCAACGAGCTACTGATAGACTCGAGACAATTCACTCAGAGTGTATCCAT AGACTGTCAGAACTCTGTTGTTCTGCAGTATCTCAACTTCTTTTTCTTGGAAAATCGGTCATCTCTAGTGCAAACAAAGGAAGGAGTGAAGAGATAGACGGAGATATCCCAAAGATTGATTGGCCTGAAGACCCTCTCTCAAAAGCTAAGATTATCAGATACAAGGCCAAGTCCATGTCTGCAGACATGGAAACAATTTCAAAAAGTTTTATCACAG GAACCTCAGACATAGTAGAAGCTTTCTTGGCAACCATACAAAGTGTTTCTTCTGATAAACAAGACGGTGTCCCACGCGCTGTGGTACAGGAAAAGGCAAATGCTATTACGGACCATCTTCGAGCTGATGGAACCAGTGCTGTCGAGAAGATTCAGGATGCTGTGCAGTTCCTGGCGTATGTACTTCTCTCTACATCCATGCCAACCGTATGA
- the LOC103981454 gene encoding lysine histidine transporter-like 8: protein MEERGMGTSQGLEPELVSIPASPRGASTPEAVTPTGQRSRGGEGEPVSAKSGTASPRFLSPSMSSALGTPMKRVLVNLRGYLEEVGHLTKLNPQDAWLPITESRHGNAHYAAFHNLNAGIGFQALLLPVAFAFLGWSWGIIALTVAYFWQLYTLWILVKLHEALPGRRYNRYVELAQAAFGERFGVWLALFPTIYLSAGTAAALILIGGETLKLFFQIVCGSLCSSNPLSTVEWYLVFTFLCIVLSQLPNLNSIAGLSLIGALTAITYTCMAWLLSVGQERPPSVSYQPLSSPSLGAAAYSVSNALGIIAYAFRGHNLALEIQATMPSTFKHPAHVPMWRGAKVAYLLIAMCFFPIAIGGFWAYGNLMPAGGILNALYAFHSRDISRGLLATTFLLVVFHCLTSFQIYSMPVFDSFEAGYTSRTNRPCSIWVRSGFRVFYGLISFFVGVALPFLSSLAGLLGGLSLPVTFAYPCFMWIRMKQPPRFSFDWYLNWSLGIVGMAFSLAFSVGGVWSMINSGIQLKFFKPN, encoded by the exons ATGGAGGAAAGGGGAATGGGGACGTCGCAGGGGCTGGAGCCGGAGCTGGTCTCGATCCCGGCGAGCCCTCGGGGGGCCTCCACGCCGGAGGCGGTGACCCCGACGGGCCAGCGGTCGCGCGGTGGCGAAGGGGAGCCCGTCTCGGCCAAGTCGGGCACGGCATCGCCGCGGTTCCTGAGCCCGTCGATGTCTTCGGCGTTGGGGACGCCGATGAAGCGCGTGCTGGTGAATCTACGGGGCTACTTGGAGGAGGTGGGCCACCTGACGAAGCTCAACCCCCAGGACGCATGGCTCCCCATCACCGAGTCCCGCCACGGCAACGCCCACTACGCCGCATTCCACAACCTCAACGCCGGCATCGGCTTCCAGGCGCTCCTCCTCCCCGTCGCCTTCGCCTTCCTCGGATG GAGTTGGGGGATAATAGCTCTGACCGTTGCCTACTTTTGGCAACTTTACACTCTCTGGATTCTGGTTAAGCTACATGAAGCTCTACCTGGTAGAAGATACAATCGATATGTGGAACTTGCACAGGCTGCATTTG GAGAAAGGTTTGGTGTTTGGCTGGCTTTGTTCCCGACAATATACTTATCAGCAGGGACTGCAGCAGCACTGATTCTGATCGGAGGGGAAACCTTGAAGCTCTTCTTCCAGATAGTCTGTGGATCTCTGTGTTCATCGAACCCGCTTTCGACCGTGGAATGGTATCTAGTGTTTACGTTTCTGTGCATCGTCCTGTCTCAGCTCCCAAATCTCAACTCCATCGCTGGCCTCTCTCTCATCGGAGCTCTCACAGCAATCACTTACACTTGCATGGCTTGGCTACTCTCCGTTGGCCAAGAAAGGCCACCTTCCGTCTCTTATCAGCCCCTGTCATCCCCTTCCTTGGGGGCTGCAGCTTACTCGGTCTCGAATGCTCTCGGCATAATAGCATATGCATTCAGAGGACACAACCTTGCGTTGGAGATTCAG GCAACGATGCCGTCGACCTTCAAGCATCCTGCGCATGTTCCAATGTGGAGAGGAGCCAAAGTCGCTTACCTGCTGATAGCCATGTGCTTCTTCCCCATTGCCATCGGAGGCTTCTGGGCGTATGGAAACCTG ATGCCCGCAGGAGGAATACTGAATGCTCTATACGCATTTCACAGCCGTGATATCTCCAGGGGACTTCTGGCCACAACATTTCTGTTGGTTGTGTTCCACTGCCTCACCAGTTTCCAGATATACTCCATGCCGGTGTTCGACAGCTTCGAAGCGGGTTACACGAGTCGAACCAACCGGCCCTGCTCCATTTGGGTCCGATCCGGCTTCCGAGTCTTCTACGGCCTCATCTCCTTCTTCGTCGGAGTGGCACTTCCCTTCCTCTCGAGCCTCGCTGGGCTGTTGGGTGGACTCTCTCTTCCGGTCACGTTTGCTTACCCTTGTTTCATGTGGATTCGCATGAAGCAGCCTCCAAGGTTCAGCTTCGACTGGTATCTCAACTGGAGCCTGGGCATCGTCGGCATGGCTTTCAGCTTAGCTTTCTCTGTAGGCGGTGTTTGGAGCATGATCAACAGCGGGATCCAGCTTAAGTTCTTCAAGCCTAACTAA
- the LOC135583739 gene encoding inositol 3-kinase-like isoform X3: protein MVREEGADGELHQHRCLGGLVVGSYCHDVLFRDGVPVGETLGGAAAFVSNVLDGLTPSPPLYVAKVGADFAYAASHLPLLAAPSAPTTLFHAHFPPASAVGRYHGDRVLRRLRTCDPIYASDLPDDARFDFGLAVGVAGEILPETLARMIDLCRVVLVDAQGMIRSFDPIDGTVGLLPLRSSGFFHLLPRIGFLKASAEEAPFVDVEEARKWCCVIVTHGKDGCRVYWKDGELRVSPFLAEEVDPTGAGDGFLGGFVAGLIWGLAVSDAALLGNFFGSLTVTQIGVPKFDQRMLQVTSSSASCWL from the exons ATGGTGCGTGAGGAGGGGGCGGACGGGGAGCTGCATCAGCACAGGTGCCTGGGCGGCCTAGTCGTCGGCAGCTACTGCCACGACGTCCTCTTTCGCGACGGCGTCCCCGTCGGCGAGACCCTCGGCGGCGCCGCCGCCTTTGTCTCCAACGTCCTCGACGGCCTCACCCCATCCCCTCCTCTCTACGTCGCCAAGGTCGGCGCCGACTTCGCCTACGCCGCCTCCCACTTGCCCCTCCTCGCCGCCCCCTCCGCACCCACCACCCTCTTTCACGCCCACTTTCCACCCGCCTCCGCCGTCGGAAGGTACCACGGAGATCGTGTTCTTCGGCGTCTCCGAACGTGCGACCCGATCTACGCCTCCGACCTCCCCGACGACGCCCGGTTCGACTTCGGCCTTGCGGTCGGCGTCGCGGGGGAGATCCTTCCAGAGACCCTCGCCCGCATGATCGACCTCTGCCGTGTCGTCCTCGTCGACGCCCAGGGGATGATCCGGTCCTTCGACCCGATCGATGGCACCGTCGGGCTCCTGCCGCTCAGGAGCTCCGGATTCTTCCACCTCCTCCCGCGAATTGGGTTCCTCAAAGCCTCCGCGGAGGAGGCGCCCTTCGTGGACGTCGAGGAGGCGCGGAAGTGGTGCTGCGTCATCGTGACCCATGGGAAGGACGGGTGCCGAGTCTACTGGAAGGACGGGGAGCTTCGCGTATCCCCGTTCCTAGCAGAGGAGGTCGATCCCACGGGCGCAGGTGATGGTTTCTTGGGTGGGTTTGTCGCTGGGTTGATTTGGGGGCTGGCGGTGTCGGATGCGGCGCTCCTAGGGAACTTTTTTGGTTCGCTCACTGTTACGCAGATTGGGGTTCCCAAATTTGACCAGAGGATGTTGCAG GTTACTTCTTCCTCTGCAAGCTGCTGGCTTTGA
- the LOC135583739 gene encoding inositol 3-kinase-like isoform X2: protein MVREEGADGELHQHRCLGGLVVGSYCHDVLFRDGVPVGETLGGAAAFVSNVLDGLTPSPPLYVAKVGADFAYAASHLPLLAAPSAPTTLFHAHFPPASAVGRYHGDRVLRRLRTCDPIYASDLPDDARFDFGLAVGVAGEILPETLARMIDLCRVVLVDAQGMIRSFDPIDGTVGLLPLRSSGFFHLLPRIGFLKASAEEAPFVDVEEARKWCCVIVTHGKDGCRVYWKDGELRVSPFLAEEVDPTGAGDGFLGGFVAGLIWGLAVSDAALLGNFFGSLTVTQIGVPKFDQRMLQAITSPKPRGTCIWKIHRSRTGHADDGACDPFLLKLVGSGFFP, encoded by the exons ATGGTGCGTGAGGAGGGGGCGGACGGGGAGCTGCATCAGCACAGGTGCCTGGGCGGCCTAGTCGTCGGCAGCTACTGCCACGACGTCCTCTTTCGCGACGGCGTCCCCGTCGGCGAGACCCTCGGCGGCGCCGCCGCCTTTGTCTCCAACGTCCTCGACGGCCTCACCCCATCCCCTCCTCTCTACGTCGCCAAGGTCGGCGCCGACTTCGCCTACGCCGCCTCCCACTTGCCCCTCCTCGCCGCCCCCTCCGCACCCACCACCCTCTTTCACGCCCACTTTCCACCCGCCTCCGCCGTCGGAAGGTACCACGGAGATCGTGTTCTTCGGCGTCTCCGAACGTGCGACCCGATCTACGCCTCCGACCTCCCCGACGACGCCCGGTTCGACTTCGGCCTTGCGGTCGGCGTCGCGGGGGAGATCCTTCCAGAGACCCTCGCCCGCATGATCGACCTCTGCCGTGTCGTCCTCGTCGACGCCCAGGGGATGATCCGGTCCTTCGACCCGATCGATGGCACCGTCGGGCTCCTGCCGCTCAGGAGCTCCGGATTCTTCCACCTCCTCCCGCGAATTGGGTTCCTCAAAGCCTCCGCGGAGGAGGCGCCCTTCGTGGACGTCGAGGAGGCGCGGAAGTGGTGCTGCGTCATCGTGACCCATGGGAAGGACGGGTGCCGAGTCTACTGGAAGGACGGGGAGCTTCGCGTATCCCCGTTCCTAGCAGAGGAGGTCGATCCCACGGGCGCAGGTGATGGTTTCTTGGGTGGGTTTGTCGCTGGGTTGATTTGGGGGCTGGCGGTGTCGGATGCGGCGCTCCTAGGGAACTTTTTTGGTTCGCTCACTGTTACGCAGATTGGGGTTCCCAAATTTGACCAGAGGATGTTGCAG GCTATTACTTCTCCAAAGCCTCGTGGAACATGCATCTGGAAAATTCACAGATCGAGAACTGGGCATGCAGATGACGGTGCTTGTGATCCTTTTCTTTTGAAGTTGGTGGGGAGTGGTTTCTTCCCATGA
- the LOC135583739 gene encoding inositol 3-kinase-like isoform X1, producing MVREEGADGELHQHRCLGGLVVGSYCHDVLFRDGVPVGETLGGAAAFVSNVLDGLTPSPPLYVAKVGADFAYAASHLPLLAAPSAPTTLFHAHFPPASAVGRYHGDRVLRRLRTCDPIYASDLPDDARFDFGLAVGVAGEILPETLARMIDLCRVVLVDAQGMIRSFDPIDGTVGLLPLRSSGFFHLLPRIGFLKASAEEAPFVDVEEARKWCCVIVTHGKDGCRVYWKDGELRVSPFLAEEVDPTGAGDGFLGGFVAGLIWGLAVSDAALLGNFFGSLTVTQIGVPKFDQRMLQHVKEELKRRANECDGSCRSSISLDFQKSAMHEAFRESLTEVAKLTCTSNPTCLPTDHYK from the exons ATGGTGCGTGAGGAGGGGGCGGACGGGGAGCTGCATCAGCACAGGTGCCTGGGCGGCCTAGTCGTCGGCAGCTACTGCCACGACGTCCTCTTTCGCGACGGCGTCCCCGTCGGCGAGACCCTCGGCGGCGCCGCCGCCTTTGTCTCCAACGTCCTCGACGGCCTCACCCCATCCCCTCCTCTCTACGTCGCCAAGGTCGGCGCCGACTTCGCCTACGCCGCCTCCCACTTGCCCCTCCTCGCCGCCCCCTCCGCACCCACCACCCTCTTTCACGCCCACTTTCCACCCGCCTCCGCCGTCGGAAGGTACCACGGAGATCGTGTTCTTCGGCGTCTCCGAACGTGCGACCCGATCTACGCCTCCGACCTCCCCGACGACGCCCGGTTCGACTTCGGCCTTGCGGTCGGCGTCGCGGGGGAGATCCTTCCAGAGACCCTCGCCCGCATGATCGACCTCTGCCGTGTCGTCCTCGTCGACGCCCAGGGGATGATCCGGTCCTTCGACCCGATCGATGGCACCGTCGGGCTCCTGCCGCTCAGGAGCTCCGGATTCTTCCACCTCCTCCCGCGAATTGGGTTCCTCAAAGCCTCCGCGGAGGAGGCGCCCTTCGTGGACGTCGAGGAGGCGCGGAAGTGGTGCTGCGTCATCGTGACCCATGGGAAGGACGGGTGCCGAGTCTACTGGAAGGACGGGGAGCTTCGCGTATCCCCGTTCCTAGCAGAGGAGGTCGATCCCACGGGCGCAGGTGATGGTTTCTTGGGTGGGTTTGTCGCTGGGTTGATTTGGGGGCTGGCGGTGTCGGATGCGGCGCTCCTAGGGAACTTTTTTGGTTCGCTCACTGTTACGCAGATTGGGGTTCCCAAATTTGACCAGAGGATGTTGCAG CATGTCAAAGAAGAATTAAAGAGAAGGGCAAATGAGTGTGATGGATCATGTAGAAGTAGTATTTCATTGGATTTCCAGAAGTCAGCTATGCATGAAGCCTTCCGAGAATCCCTTACTGAAGTGGCCAAACTAACATGCACCAGCAACCCAACTTGCTTGCCTACTGATCATTACAAATAA